Proteins from a genomic interval of Paenibacillus sp. FSL H8-0048:
- a CDS encoding ABC transporter permease: MSEGIEAIIKTAKGVREARDYSGTASITASNNKRETESVVWKNLLYDWGTGAAIPAAVLAIWQLGGSTGWISPEFLPAPLTILSAFADLAVKGELIHHLGVSIGRAGLGFLIGGILGLLLGTLTGLLRSAAYLLDPSIQILRLVPHLAIAPLIILWFGFGEISKVVIIMSGSFFPLYVNTFMGIRGVDNKLFEVARVLGFSPLQKLRRLILPAALPGILLGLRLSMAVAWIGLVVAELIGSQSGVGFLINEAKQNSNTAVIFVGILIFAVVGKLIDSLFRVIERRFLYWRDSYQG, from the coding sequence ATGAGTGAAGGGATCGAAGCCATAATCAAGACAGCCAAGGGGGTAAGGGAAGCCCGTGATTATAGCGGAACTGCTTCAATTACTGCGTCTAACAACAAGAGAGAGACAGAATCTGTAGTCTGGAAAAATCTTCTGTATGACTGGGGCACCGGGGCAGCCATTCCCGCAGCAGTACTAGCCATATGGCAGCTTGGCGGGAGCACAGGCTGGATCTCGCCGGAGTTCCTTCCGGCACCGCTGACGATTCTCTCCGCATTTGCGGATCTGGCCGTTAAGGGGGAGCTTATCCACCATCTGGGCGTCAGCATCGGTCGGGCGGGCCTCGGGTTCCTGATTGGAGGAATTCTCGGCCTGCTGCTGGGGACATTGACCGGCCTGTTACGCAGCGCAGCCTATCTGCTGGACCCCAGTATACAGATTCTGCGTCTGGTTCCGCATCTGGCCATAGCCCCGCTAATTATTCTGTGGTTTGGCTTCGGGGAGATTTCTAAGGTGGTGATTATCATGAGCGGCTCCTTCTTCCCGCTCTATGTTAATACCTTCATGGGCATCCGGGGAGTGGACAACAAGCTGTTCGAAGTGGCCCGGGTGCTCGGCTTCAGTCCGCTGCAGAAGCTGCGGCGGCTGATCCTGCCGGCTGCGCTGCCCGGCATTCTCCTGGGCCTGCGCTTATCGATGGCGGTGGCCTGGATCGGTCTGGTGGTTGCTGAACTGATCGGATCACAGTCCGGGGTTGGCTTTCTCATTAATGAAGCGAAGCAGAATTCCAATACGGCAGTTATATTTGTCGGGATACTTATTTTCGCCGTGGTCGGCAAGCTAATCGATTCGCTATTCCGCGTCATTGAACGCAGATTCCTGTACTGGCGGGACAGCTATCAAGGGTAA
- a CDS encoding N-acetylmuramoyl-L-alanine amidase: protein MRQKIHTAVLSACLLTSFILAPVLPSSTAYAATAYTAKVYASSLNVRSEPAANAAVTGSLAAGATVTVTEEQHGWLKVRAGSVSGWVAGYYLKRTSGSSSTSASSSPTASKASATAAVKTTSASSGTAVVTASSLRIRSGPGTGYEVVGSLQSGNKVTLLLRQGEWARVRTAGGTVGWVSSGYLSGGTVRSASTVSSNSQAQSVVRKSGSIRGKLIIVDPGHGGTDPGMLGTTYDTMEKDLTLQTSLYLRDYLTAKGARVEMTRTRGDQKPALSQRVQLGRQLGADAFVSIHYNSSPKNVSGTLTFFYSQQNDLRLARAVETRLGEGIGLRSNGLSFGDYHILRENPLPATLVELGFLSNPYDESIVRKAAYQRKAAQAVAEGVADYFNQ from the coding sequence ATGCGACAAAAAATACATACCGCAGTTCTGTCAGCCTGTCTGCTGACTTCATTCATACTGGCACCTGTCCTGCCGTCTTCTACCGCTTATGCTGCAACTGCTTACACAGCCAAAGTGTACGCCAGCTCCCTGAATGTACGCAGTGAGCCCGCTGCGAACGCTGCCGTCACAGGCTCTCTGGCTGCCGGAGCCACCGTTACCGTAACTGAGGAGCAGCATGGCTGGCTCAAGGTCCGGGCCGGCTCTGTCTCCGGCTGGGTAGCCGGTTACTACCTGAAGCGAACCAGTGGAAGCTCCTCCACCAGTGCCTCTTCCAGCCCCACCGCCTCCAAGGCATCGGCCACGGCAGCGGTCAAGACTACCTCAGCCTCCAGCGGAACGGCTGTCGTGACCGCGTCTTCCCTGCGCATCCGCAGCGGGCCGGGAACCGGTTATGAGGTGGTCGGCTCCCTGCAATCCGGCAACAAGGTGACCCTCCTGCTCCGGCAGGGAGAGTGGGCGCGGGTCCGCACCGCCGGAGGAACGGTCGGCTGGGTATCCTCCGGGTATTTGTCAGGCGGAACCGTCCGCAGCGCAAGCACGGTCAGCTCGAATAGCCAGGCTCAGAGTGTGGTACGGAAATCCGGCAGCATCCGGGGCAAGCTGATCATAGTGGACCCTGGCCACGGCGGCACCGATCCCGGCATGCTCGGGACAACCTATGACACGATGGAGAAGGATCTGACGCTCCAGACCTCCCTGTACCTGCGGGATTATCTAACCGCCAAGGGAGCCAGAGTGGAGATGACCCGGACCCGCGGGGACCAGAAGCCTGCGCTCTCCCAGCGGGTGCAGCTCGGACGGCAGCTCGGTGCGGACGCTTTTGTCAGCATTCATTATAATTCATCGCCGAAGAATGTCTCCGGCACGCTGACCTTCTTTTATTCGCAGCAGAATGATCTGCGGCTGGCCCGGGCAGTGGAGACCCGGCTGGGTGAGGGCATCGGTCTGCGCAGCAACGGCCTCTCCTTCGGCGACTACCATATTCTGCGGGAGAATCCGCTGCCGGCCACCCTTGTAGAGCTGGGCTTCCTGTCGAACCCGTACGATGAATCGATTGTGCGCAAAGCGGCTTATCAGCGGAAGGCGGCTCAAGCAGTCGCTGAGGGAGTGGCCGATTATTTCAACCAGTAG
- a CDS encoding TIR domain-containing protein, with protein sequence MIRPRLFIGSSRESIRYARAIHEQLKRTAEVHPWYAAAFRPNEYTMEALERNLDISDFAVFVFSPDDVARIRGKYYYVTRDNTQFEMGLFWARLRRGRVFCLLPDQVPARGDLIPGENVEEYHLLSDLSGLTPLEYEWQHDNVTAAVDVSCGKIIDSIQAQGMYHDPAVELLQLRAELRRKESILHFFWQYNNNVTPPQAGEKYQALSEAVRNSFLPPEDCRVIGAAMWRAEAETALKQVGGNVGRGQMYPFSAFEDGSVKPGVLDAFLAKEWTFLQRTEVAEVYILCYPLGKNHVLSVHFSGSQGLSAEDITAVVAYNRDLFRTVNHLVGGD encoded by the coding sequence GTGATCAGACCTAGATTATTCATTGGTTCTTCCAGAGAATCTATCCGCTATGCCAGGGCTATCCACGAACAGCTGAAGCGGACCGCCGAGGTCCATCCGTGGTATGCCGCAGCTTTCCGGCCGAATGAATACACCATGGAAGCGCTGGAGCGGAATCTGGATATCAGCGATTTTGCCGTCTTTGTGTTCTCGCCGGATGATGTAGCCCGGATTAGGGGTAAATATTATTATGTGACCCGGGACAACACCCAGTTCGAAATGGGCCTGTTCTGGGCAAGGCTGCGGCGCGGCCGGGTCTTCTGCCTGCTGCCGGATCAGGTGCCCGCCCGCGGTGATCTGATCCCGGGTGAGAATGTGGAAGAGTATCATTTGCTGTCGGATCTGTCGGGACTAACTCCGCTGGAATATGAGTGGCAGCATGACAATGTTACAGCGGCGGTGGATGTGAGCTGCGGCAAGATCATCGACAGTATTCAGGCACAAGGGATGTACCACGACCCGGCTGTAGAGCTGTTGCAGCTTCGGGCAGAGCTTAGGCGAAAAGAAAGTATCCTTCACTTCTTTTGGCAATATAATAATAATGTAACGCCGCCGCAGGCAGGCGAGAAATATCAGGCACTGAGCGAAGCTGTCCGCAATTCCTTCCTGCCCCCGGAGGATTGCCGGGTCATCGGAGCGGCCATGTGGCGGGCCGAAGCGGAAACGGCCCTGAAGCAGGTCGGCGGCAATGTGGGACGCGGGCAGATGTATCCGTTCTCCGCCTTCGAGGACGGGAGTGTGAAGCCGGGGGTGCTGGATGCTTTTTTGGCAAAAGAATGGACTTTTTTACAGCGTACGGAAGTTGCGGAGGTATATATCCTATGCTATCCTTTAGGTAAGAACCATGTGCTGTCCGTGCACTTCTCAGGAAGTCAGGGATTATCGGCAGAGGATATTACAGCAGTCGTGGCCTATAACCGGGATTTGTTCCGCACCGTCAATCATTTAGTGGGAGGGGACTAA
- a CDS encoding ABC transporter ATP-binding protein has translation MGEALLSITELNKHFGTAGGLVHALEDVELEVQEGEFITVIGPSGCGKSTLLRIIAGLDTGYTGSVTLEGAAISGPGIDKGFIFQEHRLFPWLTVEKNIASDLPLGRPDIRQRVDELIELVKLGGFEKSYPRELSGGMAQRVAIARALLRSPKVLLLDEPFGALDAFTRAHMQAVLLDIWRRNRTTMIFVTHDIDEAVFLGNRVVILEPRPGRIRKIVPIDLPYPRTKTTTSFQELRLKVLNYFEKVDELELKDGAGI, from the coding sequence ATGGGCGAGGCTTTGTTGTCTATCACAGAACTGAATAAGCACTTTGGTACCGCCGGGGGCCTGGTGCATGCGCTGGAGGATGTGGAGCTGGAGGTGCAGGAGGGTGAGTTCATTACGGTGATTGGACCCAGCGGCTGCGGCAAAAGCACCCTGCTGCGCATCATCGCCGGTCTGGATACCGGCTATACGGGCAGTGTTACTTTGGAGGGGGCAGCGATCAGCGGGCCGGGAATCGATAAGGGGTTTATTTTTCAGGAGCACCGCTTGTTTCCCTGGCTTACGGTAGAGAAGAATATTGCCTCGGATCTGCCGCTGGGCAGGCCGGATATCCGGCAGCGGGTAGATGAGCTGATTGAGCTGGTGAAGCTTGGCGGCTTCGAGAAATCCTATCCCCGCGAGCTGTCGGGAGGGATGGCCCAGCGGGTAGCGATTGCCCGGGCGCTGCTGCGCAGTCCCAAGGTTCTGCTGCTGGATGAGCCCTTTGGTGCGCTGGATGCTTTTACCCGGGCGCATATGCAGGCGGTGCTGCTCGACATTTGGCGGCGTAACCGGACAACGATGATTTTTGTGACACATGATATTGATGAAGCCGTGTTCCTGGGCAACCGGGTGGTCATTCTGGAGCCCCGTCCCGGGCGAATCCGCAAAATCGTTCCCATTGACCTGCCGTATCCGCGCACCAAAACTACAACCTCCTTTCAGGAGCTGCGGCTCAAGGTCTTGAATTACTTCGAGAAGGTGGATGAGCTGGAGCTGAAGGACGGGGCTGGAATATAA
- a CDS encoding HD-GYP domain-containing protein, translated as MDNDLGRTIKNDLINAYGVTVIPAGSRLTAEHLELIRKQKIDRFDILFADEADQTPSYQKMVNNTVDLSKELFESYRISRKIPLADIRKEVLPVIQEISRNPDIFALFHSVQGKDDYTYEHNVGVAVLSTLIGRWLEMSEAELSVLSMAATLHDIGKLKIPSELLNKPGKLTDEEYTQVKKHTVYGYEILKETAGANSRIALVALQHHERNDGKGYPLGLKDEQIDPYSKIVAVADIFHAMSSKRPYHEPTPFHMIVDQMRRGSFGALDPHIVTVFLENIVKRSVGREVVLTDGRVGEIVYLNPHDIETPLIRIGDEYIDLSKRTELNIREISL; from the coding sequence ATGGACAATGATCTGGGAAGAACGATTAAGAATGACCTGATTAATGCCTATGGAGTGACTGTAATTCCGGCGGGAAGCAGACTGACTGCCGAGCATCTGGAGCTTATCCGCAAACAAAAAATCGACAGATTCGACATTCTTTTTGCAGATGAGGCTGACCAGACGCCCTCCTACCAGAAGATGGTCAACAATACAGTGGATCTGTCCAAGGAATTATTCGAATCCTACCGGATCTCCCGCAAAATCCCGCTGGCGGATATACGCAAGGAAGTTCTTCCGGTTATCCAGGAGATCTCGCGCAACCCGGATATCTTCGCCTTGTTCCATTCGGTGCAGGGCAAGGATGATTATACATATGAGCACAATGTCGGCGTTGCGGTGCTCTCTACCCTGATCGGGAGATGGCTGGAGATGAGTGAAGCGGAGCTGTCCGTGCTCTCCATGGCTGCAACTCTGCATGACATCGGCAAGCTGAAGATTCCCTCAGAGCTGCTGAATAAGCCCGGCAAGCTGACGGACGAGGAATACACTCAGGTGAAGAAACATACCGTCTATGGCTACGAGATCCTCAAAGAAACCGCCGGAGCCAATTCACGCATTGCCCTGGTGGCGCTTCAGCATCATGAGCGAAACGACGGCAAGGGATATCCGCTGGGGCTGAAGGACGAACAGATCGATCCGTACAGCAAAATAGTGGCCGTGGCCGATATTTTTCATGCGATGTCCAGCAAGCGCCCGTATCATGAACCGACGCCGTTCCATATGATTGTGGATCAGATGAGAAGAGGCAGCTTCGGCGCGCTGGACCCGCATATTGTAACCGTTTTTCTGGAAAATATCGTGAAGCGGTCTGTCGGGCGTGAAGTTGTCCTAACCGATGGCCGGGTCGGCGAGATTGTCTACTTGAACCCGCATGACATCGAGACTCCGCTGATCCGCATCGGGGATGAATATATTGATCTGAGCAAAAGAACGGAGCTTAACATCCGGGAGATCAGCCTCTGA
- a CDS encoding LLM class flavin-dependent oxidoreductase: MNDQGNNEGNTQANEQLNTQANIEADAQADIQANTKAKEASLPEFEFGIYTLGDIVTDCHTGQRISPAQRLKEVIAAAKLADEAGLDVFGVGEHHRLDFVISSVPVVLAAIAQVTQRIKLTSATTVLSTIDPVRVFEDFATLDLLSDGRAEIIAGRGAFLESFPLFGYELEDYKQLFSENLDLLLTLNQHEVMNWQGKFRSPLHNAEIAPRPLQQKLPLWVGIGGSAESAAKAGALGIGMAIAILSGSPEPFQNLAGTYRRAGAAAGHQPEDLKIAITSHGYIAKTSQQALDEYYPYYYSYRNSISPRPGQEYRISRSEFGRFTSPDNTLAVGSPQQIIEKILYQHELFGHNRFMTQLDIGGLPYPKVAAAIELLATEVAPVVRRELAKNPRGIASAQ, encoded by the coding sequence ATGAATGATCAAGGGAACAATGAAGGAAATACACAAGCTAATGAGCAACTAAATACTCAAGCGAATATAGAAGCGGATGCGCAAGCGGATATACAAGCGAATACGAAAGCCAAAGAAGCAAGCCTGCCGGAGTTTGAATTCGGCATTTATACATTGGGCGATATCGTCACCGATTGCCATACCGGACAACGTATCAGCCCCGCCCAGCGCCTGAAGGAAGTGATTGCCGCCGCGAAGCTGGCCGATGAGGCCGGGCTGGATGTGTTCGGCGTCGGGGAGCATCACCGGCTGGATTTCGTGATCTCTTCGGTGCCCGTTGTCCTAGCGGCCATTGCCCAGGTTACACAGCGGATCAAGCTCACCAGCGCCACGACCGTGCTAAGCACCATTGATCCCGTGCGGGTTTTCGAGGATTTCGCCACCCTGGACCTGCTGTCGGACGGGCGGGCTGAGATTATTGCCGGGCGCGGCGCTTTTCTGGAATCGTTCCCGCTATTCGGCTACGAGCTGGAGGATTACAAGCAGCTATTCAGCGAGAATCTCGATCTGCTGCTCACCCTGAACCAGCATGAGGTCATGAACTGGCAGGGCAAATTCCGCTCCCCGCTGCATAACGCCGAGATTGCTCCGCGTCCGCTCCAGCAGAAGCTGCCGCTCTGGGTCGGCATCGGCGGCTCGGCCGAGAGCGCAGCGAAGGCCGGGGCCCTTGGCATCGGCATGGCGATCGCGATCCTGAGCGGCAGCCCGGAGCCGTTCCAGAACCTGGCCGGCACCTACCGCCGCGCCGGGGCCGCCGCCGGCCACCAGCCGGAGGACCTGAAGATCGCCATCACCAGCCATGGCTACATTGCCAAGACCTCTCAGCAGGCACTGGATGAGTATTATCCTTATTACTACAGCTACCGTAACAGCATCAGCCCGCGCCCCGGTCAGGAGTACCGGATCTCCCGCAGCGAATTCGGCAGGTTCACCTCCCCGGACAACACCCTGGCCGTGGGCAGCCCGCAACAGATTATCGAGAAGATTCTCTATCAGCATGAGCTGTTCGGCCATAACCGCTTCATGACCCAACTCGACATCGGCGGCCTCCCCTACCCCAAGGTAGCCGCCGCCATTGAACTGCTCGCCACCGAGGTCGCCCCGGTGGTGCGCCGCGAGCTTGCGAAGAACCCGCGCGGAATTGCCTCCGCGCAATAG
- a CDS encoding ABC transporter permease — translation MAQRTAAAGNAGRTGRSDGPGKVVIAGLGLLLPAGVLILWQMLGHYGVISEMLFPTPYTIAQSFITLASAGDLWSNLRISALRALSGFLLGGGLGLFFGILVGLFRRSEKLLDPSLQMIRMIPSLAVVPLFILWFGIGEESKVLLIAKGAFFPVYINTFIGIRGTDNKLFEVARVLGFSRGKQIVRLVLPAAVPNIMLGVRLSLGLSWLGLVVAELIASTSGIGYMMSDARQFADTPVVFVGIIIFAAVGLLSDTIVRLVEQRLLRWRDSYQG, via the coding sequence ATGGCTCAAAGAACTGCAGCAGCAGGAAATGCCGGAAGAACCGGACGGTCTGATGGACCCGGAAAAGTGGTCATTGCCGGTCTGGGGCTGCTGCTTCCGGCAGGAGTGCTGATCCTGTGGCAGATGCTGGGCCATTACGGAGTGATCTCGGAGATGCTGTTCCCGACGCCTTATACGATTGCCCAGTCCTTCATTACGCTGGCGTCTGCCGGGGATTTATGGAGCAACCTGAGAATCAGTGCCCTGCGGGCATTGTCAGGCTTTCTGCTTGGCGGCGGGCTCGGCCTGTTCTTTGGCATACTGGTCGGATTATTCCGCCGGTCGGAGAAGCTGCTGGACCCCTCGCTGCAAATGATCCGGATGATTCCGAGCCTTGCCGTAGTGCCGCTGTTCATTCTCTGGTTCGGCATCGGCGAAGAATCCAAGGTGCTGCTGATTGCCAAAGGCGCGTTTTTCCCGGTCTATATCAATACCTTTATCGGTATACGCGGGACGGATAACAAGCTGTTTGAGGTAGCCAGAGTCCTTGGCTTCAGCAGAGGGAAGCAGATTGTACGGCTGGTGCTGCCTGCGGCGGTACCGAATATTATGCTCGGGGTGCGTTTGTCGCTGGGACTCTCCTGGCTGGGACTGGTGGTCGCGGAGCTTATTGCTTCTACCTCGGGGATCGGCTACATGATGTCAGATGCCCGCCAGTTCGCTGATACGCCGGTTGTATTTGTCGGAATTATTATATTTGCCGCTGTCGGGCTGCTGAGTGACACGATTGTCCGCCTGGTTGAACAGCGTCTGCTCCGGTGGCGGGACAGTTATCAGGGATAG
- a CDS encoding response regulator: MKVLIVDDEKHVREAIRYFVPWDSYNISGIYEATNGQEATRIMEEHQPAVVFTDMRMPLMDGAELLEWLHRHYPHTKTIVISGYQDFNYVKPAIVYGGTDYLLKPLNSKQLIAAAEHAFKLWMEEEAERKRRQRQNMQLNALRPLYWDKMLSDLVSGQASFHELKLSLCEELGMPIGAQECRIAVIPLQAADCHLLRRFRGDVALTAFVLANVCNEVMAADQNGYAFRNWQGGGELVVLLWSAAAQAEEMLNRMNEAIRQAFGVQLDIGLSPLNPLPEGLRSAFEQAGQALAERNLLQRDGRIHPFRAHGDGSGPAHDYGLEERLDKLRIAVLSGDLERMERVAEEWAGHLAGLPLLTERVLLQQQTEILGVLKRWRPEEELSLERCYDAEGLFSVENWQFRLKSLLHRLSKSSPQAPDSRLVQEIREYLDRNYAQEMTLQHIAERFFISRENVSRKFKQVTGENLSDYLTGLRVEKAKTLLQNTNLRLSQIAELVGYEDEKYFSRVFKKTAGLTPREYRKQEEEA, encoded by the coding sequence ATGAAGGTGCTGATTGTAGATGATGAGAAGCATGTGCGGGAGGCCATCCGTTATTTTGTTCCGTGGGACAGCTATAACATCTCCGGGATCTATGAGGCGACTAACGGGCAGGAGGCGACACGGATCATGGAGGAGCATCAGCCGGCTGTCGTGTTCACGGATATGCGGATGCCGCTGATGGACGGGGCGGAGCTGCTGGAATGGCTGCACCGGCATTATCCGCATACGAAGACGATTGTCATCAGCGGATATCAAGATTTCAATTATGTGAAGCCGGCCATCGTATACGGCGGTACGGATTATCTGCTGAAGCCGCTGAACAGCAAGCAGCTGATTGCCGCTGCGGAGCATGCCTTCAAGCTGTGGATGGAAGAGGAAGCGGAACGAAAGCGGCGGCAGCGCCAGAACATGCAGCTCAACGCGCTGCGTCCGCTCTACTGGGACAAGATGCTGTCCGATCTGGTGAGCGGACAGGCCTCGTTCCATGAGCTGAAGCTGTCCCTCTGTGAAGAGCTGGGGATGCCGATCGGGGCGCAGGAGTGCAGAATCGCCGTCATCCCGCTGCAAGCTGCAGACTGCCACCTGCTGCGGAGATTCCGCGGGGATGTGGCCTTGACGGCCTTCGTGCTGGCTAATGTCTGCAATGAAGTGATGGCCGCAGACCAGAACGGCTATGCCTTCCGCAATTGGCAGGGCGGCGGCGAGCTTGTAGTTCTGCTGTGGAGCGCTGCGGCCCAGGCGGAGGAGATGCTTAACCGCATGAATGAAGCCATCCGCCAGGCGTTTGGCGTTCAGCTGGATATCGGGCTTAGTCCGCTGAACCCGTTGCCGGAAGGGCTGCGGTCTGCTTTTGAACAGGCAGGACAGGCGCTTGCGGAGCGGAATCTATTACAGCGGGACGGGCGAATCCATCCCTTCAGAGCGCATGGGGACGGAAGTGGACCTGCACACGACTACGGCTTGGAGGAACGGCTGGATAAGCTTAGAATCGCCGTATTGTCCGGCGATCTGGAGCGGATGGAGCGGGTGGCGGAGGAGTGGGCCGGGCATCTGGCCGGGCTGCCGCTGCTCACGGAGCGCGTTCTGCTCCAGCAGCAGACGGAGATTCTGGGGGTTCTGAAGCGCTGGCGGCCGGAGGAGGAGCTCAGCCTGGAGCGCTGTTATGACGCCGAGGGGCTGTTCTCGGTGGAGAACTGGCAGTTCCGGCTGAAATCGCTGCTGCACCGCTTGTCCAAGAGCAGCCCGCAGGCCCCGGACAGCCGGCTCGTCCAGGAGATCAGGGAGTACCTGGACCGGAACTATGCGCAGGAGATGACACTGCAGCATATTGCGGAACGCTTTTTCATCAGCAGGGAGAACGTGTCGCGCAAGTTCAAGCAGGTTACCGGGGAGAATCTGTCGGATTATCTGACCGGTCTCCGCGTGGAGAAGGCGAAGACGCTGCTCCAGAATACGAATCTGCGGCTGTCGCAGATCGCGGAGCTGGTGGGCTATGAGGATGAGAAGTATTTCAGCCGTGTCTTCAAGAAAACCGCCGGCCTTACGCCAAGAGAATACCGCAAGCAGGAAGAAGAAGCGTGA
- a CDS encoding sensor histidine kinase, translated as MFKNSIRTRLMALVLLASVIPSGISVTFSYLYTRQSVTDQSVKQNTKLLTLGEANLRSYFSGMNQRAMSLYSGINVPGSFYTTLLTAKNSAQAPPGTILPDTRAIISTQLYNLFLSDRNTYQIHLYVRAARQSNLLLKGYFRREDNGSYAAASGLAAGTYRPYLEVAHMDHQYGVKSGFPNLKPGSVPVFTAHFPIYRTPSDSVLADLSIDYTLGELEGIVESMYNSDTERLYVLNEQGEALFASDPDWIGKPVTAGWSRLPAEQDSGHFAWKKDGFQGIVMYKQIKDPLFSGSIIKLVPYEDLYTDARVITRFNMGIGLLFLLIGGISAVLISIGFTRPIKKLIHFTQKVQTGQLDAHMDAEREDEFGLLTRKITGMTRTINELIVKEYRLELANKTNQLKALQAQVNPHFLYNALQSIASLSLRYNAPKVYDLIYSLGSMMRYSMNTERTQVPLRDEIEHVQNYMVLQTERFGEENLQLVVEAGPETLELILPKMILQPIVENIFKHAFADGISGGLIQIECRLEGVAKLVLAVKDNGRGMSPERLEEITACLRGSSRQDQEEIGLYNVLARLRLQFGGAAEMQLKNNEDGQGLTVTLIIPLEEIDR; from the coding sequence ATGTTCAAGAACAGCATCCGTACACGGCTGATGGCCTTAGTGCTGCTGGCGTCAGTGATCCCGTCAGGCATCTCTGTGACCTTCTCTTATCTTTATACGAGGCAGTCGGTTACGGACCAGTCCGTGAAGCAGAATACGAAGCTGCTGACGCTGGGGGAGGCGAATCTCCGGAGTTATTTCAGCGGCATGAATCAGCGGGCGATGTCGCTATATAGTGGAATTAATGTTCCCGGCTCCTTTTACACCACCCTGCTTACCGCCAAAAATTCCGCTCAGGCCCCGCCTGGCACGATTCTGCCGGACACCCGGGCCATCATCTCTACCCAGCTGTACAATCTGTTTCTCTCTGACCGCAATACGTATCAGATTCATCTGTATGTGAGGGCTGCCAGGCAGTCCAATCTGCTGCTTAAGGGGTATTTCCGCCGTGAGGATAACGGCAGCTATGCCGCGGCGAGCGGGCTTGCTGCAGGCACCTACCGACCATATCTCGAAGTGGCACATATGGACCATCAATATGGAGTGAAGTCCGGCTTCCCCAATCTGAAGCCGGGGAGCGTGCCGGTTTTTACGGCTCATTTTCCCATCTACCGGACCCCTAGTGACAGCGTACTGGCAGATTTGTCGATTGATTATACGCTGGGGGAGCTGGAGGGGATTGTGGAGTCGATGTACAATTCAGACACCGAGCGCCTGTATGTGCTGAATGAGCAAGGCGAGGCGCTGTTCGCCTCCGATCCGGACTGGATCGGGAAGCCGGTCACTGCGGGCTGGAGCCGTCTGCCCGCAGAGCAGGACAGCGGGCATTTCGCCTGGAAGAAGGACGGCTTCCAGGGGATTGTAATGTACAAGCAGATCAAGGACCCTCTGTTCAGCGGAAGCATTATCAAGCTGGTGCCGTATGAGGATCTCTACACAGACGCAAGGGTAATTACCCGGTTCAATATGGGCATCGGACTGCTGTTCCTCCTGATCGGGGGCATCAGTGCCGTGCTGATCTCCATCGGCTTCACCCGTCCGATCAAGAAGCTGATTCACTTCACACAGAAGGTGCAGACCGGCCAGCTGGATGCGCATATGGATGCCGAGCGGGAGGACGAATTCGGGCTCCTTACCCGCAAGATCACCGGCATGACCCGCACGATCAATGAGCTGATCGTTAAGGAATACCGGCTGGAGCTGGCGAACAAGACGAATCAGCTGAAGGCGCTCCAGGCCCAGGTGAACCCGCATTTTCTCTACAATGCACTGCAATCCATCGCCAGCCTGTCCTTGCGCTATAATGCGCCGAAGGTGTATGATCTCATCTATTCCCTGGGCAGCATGATGCGTTATTCAATGAATACCGAGCGGACCCAGGTACCGCTGCGTGATGAGATTGAGCATGTGCAGAACTATATGGTTCTCCAGACAGAGCGGTTCGGCGAAGAGAATCTGCAGCTTGTGGTTGAAGCGGGGCCGGAGACTCTGGAGCTGATCCTGCCGAAGATGATCCTGCAGCCGATTGTGGAGAATATCTTCAAGCATGCCTTCGCTGACGGGATAAGCGGGGGGCTGATCCAGATCGAGTGCAGGCTGGAGGGGGTGGCCAAGCTGGTGCTTGCTGTGAAGGATAACGGCCGGGGCATGAGCCCGGAGCGGCTGGAGGAGATTACGGCCTGCCTCAGAGGCAGCAGCCGGCAAGACCAGGAGGAGATCGGCTTGTACAATGTGCTGGCCCGCCTGCGGCTCCAGTTCGGAGGCGCAGCAGAGATGCAGCTTAAGAATAATGAAGACGGCCAGGGGCTGACCGTTACGCTGATTATTCCGCTGGAGGAGATAGACCGTTAA